The following coding sequences are from one Rutidosis leptorrhynchoides isolate AG116_Rl617_1_P2 chromosome 11, CSIRO_AGI_Rlap_v1, whole genome shotgun sequence window:
- the LOC139875475 gene encoding uncharacterized protein has product MTRNNNRDVDNDDEEGGGVVLETLARDTLEKVMMEALSNAGKKQSAVKAVCLGVSGVNHPKDQERILNWLRGIFPMHVKMYVRNDAVAALASGTMGKLHGCVLIAGTGSIAYGISEDGKEARAAGGGPILGD; this is encoded by the exons ATGACAAGAAACAACAACAGAgatgttgataatgatgatgaagaaggaGGAGGAGTTGTATTGG AAACATTAGCCAGGGACACTTTGGAGAAGGTAATGATGGAAGCACTCTCGAATGCAGGGAAAAAGCAATCAGCGGTTAAAGCTGTTTGTTTGGGTGTATCTGGTGTCAATCATCCAAAAGATCAAGAAAGGATATTAAATTGGCTCAG GGGCATATTCCCGATGCATGTGAAGATGTACGTTCGAAATGATGCGGTAGCAGCTCTTGCAAGTGGGACCATGGGGAAACTTCATGGATGTGTTTTGATTGCAGGTACAGGGAGTATCGCTTACGGTATATCAGAAGATGGAAAGGAGGCTCGTGCAGCTGGTGGTGGGCCCATCTTGGGTGACTGA
- the LOC139877564 gene encoding primase homolog protein-like has product MILRCCLHQQQQLLRSGSLFQTWNYSTRNSHRFRVFLFIQHQQQFSPIKSSSAKVNGEEEGNGLKQKVVNVGINYGSCNPGEYEYLICPMCKGGQSKERSLSFHITQNEKVAIWRCFNFECGWAGHVLADVGPAEDGVNKVNIPKQLSEETLGLEPLGDELIDYFSKRMISVETLHKNAVMQMADDKNVIAYTYRRNGEIVSCKFRSVTNRKFWQAKHGKRILYGLDDIKEGNDIVIVEGEIDKLSMEEAGILNCVSVPDGAPQQVSTIGFLPSKKQEARFKYLTDCNGHLDKASRIVLATDGDGPGQALAEELSCRLGKERCWLVTWPKKDDLSCYKDANEVLVHLGAEALRRIVETAELYQVKKNSL; this is encoded by the exons ATGATTCTTCGTTGCTGTTTACATCAGCAGCAGCAGCTACTACGTTCAGGTAGCTTGTTTCAAACATGGAATTACAGCACACGAAATTCTCATCGATTTCGTGTTTTCCTTTTCATTCAACACCAACAACAATTTTCTCCAATTAAATCTTCTTCAG CGAAAGTTaatggagaagaagaaggaaatgGTTTAAAGCAAAAGGTTGTTAATGTTGGGATTAATTACGGTTCTTGTAACCCTGGAGAATACGAATACCTAATTTGCCCTATG TGCAAAGGGGGGCAGTCCAAAGAAAGGAGTCTATCATTTCACATAACCCAAAATGA GAAAGTTGCAATATGGAGATGCTTCAACTTTGAATGTGGATGGGCTGGTCAT GTTTTAGCAGATGTAGGTCCTGCAGAAGATGGAGTCAACAAGGTCAACATACCTAAACAACTTAGTGAAGAGACGTTGGGCTTAGAGCCACTAGGTGATGAG TTGATTGACTACTTTTCTAAGCGAATGATATCAGTGGAAACTCTGCATAAAAATGCTGTGATGCAAATGGCAGATGATAAG AATGTGATAGCTTATACATATAGAAGGAATGGTGAAATTGTAAGTTGTAAATTTCGAAGCGTAACTAACAGAAAGTTTTGGCAG GCAAAGCATGGAAAAAGGATATTGTATGGACTTGATGACATAAAGGAGGGAAATGATATTGTTATA GTTGAAGGTGAAATTGATAAACTGTCAATGGAAGAGGCTGGAATACTGAATTGTGTTAGTGTTCCTGACGGTGCACCTCAACAAGTATCAACCATTGGATTTTTACCATCTAAAAAACAG GAAGCCAGATTTAAGTATCTAACGGACTGCAACGGACATCTTGATAAG GCATCTCGAATTGTATTGGCAACAGATGGTGATGGACCTGGTCAAGCCTTAGCTGAAGAACTTTCATGCCGCCTTGGAAAAGAAAG ATGTTGGCTTGTAACGTGGCCTAAGAAAGACGATCTCAGTTGTTACAAGGATGCTAATGAG GTTCTTGTGCATTTGGGTGCGGAAGCATTAAGACGAATAGTTGAAACTGCTGAGTTATACCAAGTGAAGAAGAACTCACTCTGA
- the LOC139877529 gene encoding uncharacterized protein, with protein sequence MLTDSILKSLSLSSPDELIGWTYADPSWARIAALVPVVVTCAEAGDGVANKILNDAVAELALTVKAVVQRLGLCGQDGNSEFPIVLVGGVLVAANQKWDIGHKVADRLTNTYPGAFPVWPTVEPAVGAALLACSFLMCEKEKNGLTSCN encoded by the exons ATGCTTACGGATTCTATTTTGAAATCGCTCTCTCTTTCTTCCCCTGATGAATTAATtgg GTGGACGTATGCAGATCCATCTTGGGCCCGTATTGCAGCCCTGGTTCCAGTAGTGGTCACatgtgctgaagctggtgatggaGTTGCAAACAAGATATTAAATGATGCTGTAGCAGAATTGGCTCTAACTGTAAAAGCCGTAGTTCAAAGACTAGGTTTGTGTGGTCAAG ATGGTAATAGTGAATTTCCGATTGTGTTGGTTGGTGGTGTCCTTGTAGCTGCTAACCAAAAATGGGATATAGGACACAAGGTTGCTGATCGTCTTACCAACACCTACCCTGGTGCTTTTCCTGTTTGGCCAACG GTTGAACCTGCAGTTGGGGCAGCTTTGTTAGCATGCAGTTTTTTGATGTGTGAAAAAGAGAAGAATGGTCTTACATCCTGCAACTAA